Proteins encoded by one window of Nocardia goodfellowii:
- a CDS encoding SDR family NAD(P)-dependent oxidoreductase, whose protein sequence is MSHQRNALITGASAGFGLALSRELVRRNWRVIGTGRREHRLDTVRAELGTAFIAVAGDVTDAADRARLAESATALGQLDLVVNNASALGPSPMPVLAEYPLDALEQVYRTNMSAPLAILQLVLPLLRPGGVAVNISSDAGVEPYPGWGGYGSSKAALDHLTAILATEHPDLSIYSFDPGDMRTEMHQAAFPGDDISDRPAPETVVPALLRLIAQRPKSARYTAADFAAEPEHTGGGVR, encoded by the coding sequence ATGAGTCACCAACGCAACGCTCTGATCACCGGTGCGTCAGCTGGATTCGGGCTGGCGCTCAGCCGGGAACTCGTCCGCCGGAATTGGCGGGTGATCGGCACGGGCCGACGGGAGCACCGACTCGACACCGTTCGAGCGGAACTCGGTACCGCGTTCATCGCCGTAGCCGGAGATGTCACCGACGCCGCGGACCGGGCGCGTTTGGCCGAATCCGCCACTGCCCTCGGCCAACTCGACCTGGTCGTGAACAACGCCAGTGCGCTCGGCCCGAGTCCCATGCCGGTCCTCGCGGAATATCCGCTCGATGCCCTGGAGCAGGTCTACCGCACCAATATGTCAGCACCGCTGGCGATTTTGCAGCTCGTCCTACCGCTGCTGCGACCCGGCGGCGTCGCGGTGAACATCAGCTCCGACGCCGGTGTCGAACCGTATCCGGGCTGGGGCGGCTACGGCTCGTCCAAAGCGGCGCTGGACCACCTCACCGCGATTCTGGCCACCGAGCATCCCGATTTGTCGATCTACTCCTTCGACCCCGGCGACATGCGCACCGAGATGCATCAGGCCGCCTTCCCGGGCGACGACATCTCCGATCGTCCCGCCCCGGAAACAGTGGTGCCCGCACTGCTTCGCCTGATCGCCCAGCGCCCCAAGAGTGCGCGCTACACCGCCGCCGACTTCGCTGCCGAACCGGAGCACACGGGCGGAGGCGTGCGATGA
- a CDS encoding S-adenosylmethionine:tRNA ribosyltransferase-isomerase gives MTLSMAERAFVLPPERNATQPPEARGLARDEVRLLVARNGLTHARFHELPRYLRAGDLVIVNNSATLPAAVDGFLGDRAVALHFSTWLDDGRWVVELRAPERIPFPHRELAAGARVRLPGGAQATLRAPWLAPARRLWIAELTVDPHQLMRAHGYPITYSYVPQRWSASYYTTAFGRIPGSAEMPSAARPFTDRLVVDLLTSGIGVAPITLHTGVSSPETGEPPSPERFAVPAATARLVNDTKAAGGQVIAVGTTVTRALESAADPAGRVRPAAGWTELVLGPDNPARIVDGLITGWHAPGASHLDLLVAVAGERVVRDAYAAALDTGYLWHEFGDSALLLR, from the coding sequence ATGACGCTGTCGATGGCGGAGCGGGCCTTCGTGCTGCCGCCGGAGCGCAACGCGACGCAACCACCGGAGGCACGCGGTCTGGCTCGCGACGAGGTGCGCTTACTGGTGGCGCGGAACGGGCTGACCCACGCCCGGTTCCACGAACTGCCGCGGTATCTGCGGGCGGGGGACCTTGTGATAGTGAACAATTCGGCCACCCTGCCCGCCGCGGTGGACGGATTTCTCGGCGACCGTGCCGTCGCGCTGCACTTTTCGACCTGGCTGGATGACGGCCGCTGGGTCGTGGAACTCCGCGCGCCGGAACGGATCCCGTTCCCGCACCGCGAACTCGCGGCGGGCGCGCGCGTCCGGCTCCCCGGTGGCGCACAGGCCACCCTGCGCGCACCCTGGCTCGCACCGGCACGGCGCTTGTGGATCGCTGAACTCACGGTGGATCCGCACCAGCTCATGCGAGCCCACGGATATCCGATCACCTATTCCTATGTGCCGCAACGCTGGTCCGCGTCCTACTACACGACCGCATTCGGCCGCATCCCGGGCAGTGCGGAAATGCCCAGCGCAGCACGGCCGTTCACCGACCGGCTGGTGGTGGATCTGCTCACCTCGGGAATCGGCGTGGCACCGATCACCTTGCACACGGGGGTGTCCTCGCCGGAAACCGGCGAACCACCGAGCCCGGAACGTTTTGCGGTACCCGCCGCCACGGCCCGCCTGGTCAACGACACGAAAGCGGCAGGGGGACAGGTCATCGCGGTCGGTACTACGGTGACCCGCGCTCTGGAATCGGCCGCAGACCCAGCCGGGCGAGTTCGTCCGGCGGCGGGTTGGACCGAACTGGTCCTCGGCCCGGACAATCCGGCGCGGATCGTCGACGGACTGATCACCGGCTGGCACGCCCCGGGTGCGTCACACCTCGACCTGCTCGTCGCGGTAGCGGGCGAACGGGTGGTTCGCGACGCCTACGCCGCGGCCCTGGACACCGGCTACCTCTGGCACGAGTTCGGGGACAGCGCGCTGCTGCTGCGCTGA
- a CDS encoding AAA family ATPase: protein MLRSFQVENHRSLAERQELRLYRGSGPVAVPVTAVHGVPAAGKSSLIDALGQMRDAVLNSVTGWDPYAGPVRSPHLGFPDRPTEFVAAFVAEGVPYTYGFRLDNADVTAEWLHTHPRNRKRIVFERNGDQIKVGPMFEAARYGIAALVPLVRPNALLLSLAGQMYAEALVPAYRWFSSLLEVQLGAPEPSEVAHRLGGHVSRSAENAARLLLLLRTADLGITDLLVADHDPMYADYLRELDADIAATAEQVDLCATSPGHAEKLLRANGFTPLLLERELTNLRAARDALYSRMVARRGAGLNLVHEGIGTPFDITDESAATLSLLRLLPAMLDALDAGRVLAVDDLGAHLPAEQADRLIQLFQNPETNSRGAQLIYTTNNRALIDRGNGRSQRTRTAVWQVRRTDQGASELAVL from the coding sequence GTGTTGCGGAGTTTTCAGGTGGAGAATCATCGGTCGCTGGCCGAGCGGCAGGAACTGCGGTTGTACCGGGGGAGTGGGCCGGTGGCTGTGCCGGTGACCGCGGTGCACGGTGTGCCGGCGGCGGGAAAGTCCAGCCTGATCGATGCGCTGGGGCAGATGCGCGACGCGGTGCTGAACTCGGTGACCGGGTGGGATCCGTATGCCGGACCGGTGCGGTCGCCGCACCTCGGATTCCCGGACCGGCCAACGGAATTCGTGGCCGCGTTCGTCGCCGAGGGTGTGCCCTATACCTACGGTTTCCGGTTGGACAACGCCGACGTGACGGCGGAGTGGCTGCACACGCATCCGCGCAACCGGAAGCGAATCGTGTTCGAGCGCAACGGGGACCAGATCAAGGTCGGGCCGATGTTCGAGGCGGCGCGCTACGGGATCGCCGCGCTGGTGCCGCTGGTGCGCCCGAACGCGTTGCTGCTCAGCCTGGCCGGGCAGATGTACGCCGAGGCTCTGGTGCCCGCCTATCGGTGGTTCTCCTCGCTGCTGGAGGTGCAACTGGGTGCGCCGGAGCCGTCGGAGGTGGCGCATCGTCTGGGCGGGCACGTCTCGCGATCCGCGGAGAACGCGGCCCGGCTGCTCCTGCTGTTGCGGACCGCCGACCTGGGTATCACGGATCTGCTTGTCGCCGACCATGATCCGATGTACGCGGACTATCTGCGCGAGCTCGACGCCGATATCGCCGCTACCGCCGAACAGGTCGACCTGTGCGCCACCTCGCCGGGGCACGCGGAAAAATTGTTGCGCGCCAACGGATTCACCCCGCTGCTGCTGGAACGCGAACTCACCAACCTTCGTGCCGCCCGCGACGCACTGTATTCCCGGATGGTCGCCCGCCGCGGCGCCGGACTGAATCTGGTGCACGAGGGCATCGGCACACCGTTCGATATCACCGATGAATCCGCCGCCACGCTGTCGCTGCTCCGGCTGCTCCCGGCCATGCTGGACGCCCTCGACGCCGGCCGCGTCCTCGCCGTCGACGACCTCGGCGCGCACCTGCCCGCCGAGCAGGCCGACCGCCTGATCCAGCTGTTCCAGAACCCGGAAACCAATTCCCGCGGCGCGCAATTGATCTACACCACCAACAACCGTGCTCTCATCGATCGCGGCAACGGCCGTTCGCAGCGCACCCGGACCGCGGTCTGGCAGGTGCGCCGCACCGATCAGGGCGCGAGCGAGCTCGCCGTGCTGTAG
- a CDS encoding GNAT family N-acetyltransferase, which produces MGAYDSAVVIRTASPDEYDAIGELTVDVYVGEGYVQADSLYVEELADTARRAAAAQILVAMHGDRVVGSVTVARPGTPYAEIARPGELEFRMLAVSKRARGHGAGTALLRAVLDIAAAESFEAVALTTMPAMADARRLYDRFGFVSVPERDWRTPSGEELRVLRLQLR; this is translated from the coding sequence ATGGGTGCATACGACTCCGCGGTCGTCATCCGGACGGCGAGCCCGGACGAATACGACGCGATCGGCGAACTGACCGTCGACGTCTACGTGGGCGAAGGGTACGTCCAAGCGGACAGCCTGTACGTCGAGGAACTGGCCGACACCGCCAGACGGGCGGCCGCGGCGCAGATCTTGGTGGCCATGCACGGCGATCGAGTCGTCGGCTCGGTCACCGTGGCCCGGCCCGGCACCCCGTACGCCGAGATCGCCCGCCCGGGTGAATTGGAGTTCCGGATGCTGGCGGTGTCCAAACGGGCGCGCGGTCACGGTGCCGGTACGGCGTTGCTCCGGGCCGTGCTCGATATCGCGGCGGCGGAATCGTTCGAGGCGGTGGCGCTCACCACCATGCCCGCGATGGCCGACGCCCGCCGGCTCTATGACCGGTTCGGTTTCGTCTCGGTCCCCGAACGTGACTGGCGTACGCCCTCGGGCGAAGAACTGCGCGTGCTGCGGCTCCAACTCCGCTGA
- a CDS encoding amino acid-binding protein, with the protein MSYLLRVQLPDRPGSLGALALALGSVGADILSLDVVERGAGFAIDDLVVEVPPGALPDTLITAAESIGDVLVDSIRPYSGVLDTHRELELIDQVASARDDRMQVLVDGAPRVLRVGWSTILDMGPQGAYRVVGSQSAPQTQAASAPWMPLEKPSVLDAEAEWVPQIWRDMDTKLAAAPLGNTGKVLMLGRPGGPDFRPSEVARLGYLAGIVATVLG; encoded by the coding sequence GTGTCTTATCTGCTCCGCGTGCAACTTCCGGATCGCCCGGGAAGCCTCGGCGCCCTGGCTCTCGCACTGGGTTCGGTGGGCGCCGACATCCTCTCCCTCGACGTGGTCGAGCGCGGGGCGGGCTTCGCGATCGACGATCTCGTGGTGGAGGTGCCGCCCGGCGCCCTGCCCGACACTCTGATCACCGCCGCCGAATCCATCGGTGACGTGCTCGTGGATTCGATCCGCCCGTATTCGGGCGTGCTCGACACCCATCGGGAACTCGAACTGATCGATCAGGTCGCCAGCGCGCGCGACGACCGGATGCAGGTCCTGGTCGACGGTGCGCCGCGAGTGCTGCGCGTGGGCTGGTCGACGATTCTCGATATGGGCCCGCAAGGCGCCTACCGTGTGGTCGGCAGCCAGAGTGCCCCGCAGACGCAAGCGGCGTCGGCCCCGTGGATGCCGCTGGAGAAGCCCTCGGTGCTCGATGCCGAGGCCGAGTGGGTGCCGCAGATCTGGCGCGACATGGACACCAAATTGGCCGCCGCGCCGCTCGGCAATACCGGGAAGGTGCTGATGCTCGGCCGTCCGGGCGGCCCGGATTTCCGGCCGTCCGAGGTCGCGCGCCTCGGGTACCTCGCCGGGATCGTCGCCACCGTCCTGGGCTGA